The proteins below are encoded in one region of Homo sapiens chromosome 2, GRCh38.p14 Primary Assembly:
- the SPP2 gene encoding secreted phosphoprotein 24 isoform X1, translating to MISRMEKMTMMMKILIMFALGMNYWSCSGFPVYDYDPSSLRDALSASVVKVNSQSLSPYLFRAFRSSLKRVEVLDENNLVMNLEFSIRETTCRKDSGEDPATCAFQRDYYVSTAVCRSTVKVSAQQVQGVHARCSWSSSTSESYSSEEMIFGDMLGSHKWRNNYLFGLISDESISEQFYDRSLGIMRRVLPPGNRRYPNHRHRARINTDFE from the exons ATGATTTCCAGAATGGAGaagatgacgatgatgatgaagATATTGATTATGTTTGCTCTTGGAATGAACTACTGGTCTTGCTCAG GTTTCCCAGTGTACGACTACGATCCATCCTCCTTAAGGGATGCCCTCAGTGCCTCTGTGGTAAAAGTGAATTCCCAGTCACTGAGTCCGTATCTGTTTCGGGCATTCAGAAGCTCATTAAAAAGA GTTGAGGTCCTAGATGAGAACAACTTGGTCATGAATTTAGAGTTCAGCATCCGGGAGACTACATGCAGGAAGGATTCTGGAGAAGATCCCGCTACATGTGCCTTCCAGAGGGACTACTATGTG TCCACAGCTGTTTGCAGAAGCACCGTGAAGGTATCTGCCCAGCAGGTGCAGGGCGTGCATGCTCGCTGCAGCTGGTCCTCCTCCACGTCTGAGTCTTACAGCAGCGAAGAG ATGATTTTTGGGGACATGTTGGGATCTCATAAATGGAGAAACAATTATCTATTTG GTCTCATTTCAGACGAGTCCATAAGTGAACAATTTTATGATCGGTCACTTG GGATCATGAGAAGGGTATTGCCTCCTGGAAACAGAAGGTACCCAAACCACCGGCACAGAGCAAGAATAAATACTGACTTTGAGTAA